The sequence CGGCCCAGCCGGCTTTTTCAATATTCATGTAAGATCTGAGTTTCGCGCTGGCATCGGGGATGACCGGATCAAAAAGAACGGATAATGCTGCCGATACCTGACAGCACACGTTCAATACCGTGGCACATCTTTCCGGATCGTTTTTCCGAAGATGCCAGGGCTCCATTTCGGTAAAATATTTATTGCCAAGCCGGGCAAGCTGCATGCTTTTCTGGATGGCTTCACGGAAGCGGAACGTCTCATAAAGCCCGGCGATTTCATCCCTGAGCCGGCTGATATCACTAAGCATGGTTTTGTCCTTATCCGACAGGGGGCCGGCTTCCGGGACGTTGCCCTCATGGTACCGGTTAGTGAAAGAGAGCGTCCTGAAAATAAAATTGCCCAGGATGTCGGCAAGTTCTCCGTTGATATGCTCCTGAAAATACTTCCAGGAGAAGTCAGAGTCTTTTGTTTCCGGAAGGCCTATGCCGAGTACGTAGCGAAGCAGGTCCGGCTCAAAATCTTTGAGGTATTCGTGGAGCCAGACGGCCCATCCCCGGGATGTTGACAGTTTCTTGCCTTCCAGGTTGAGAAACTCATTAGCCGGGACATTTTTGGGAAGAATGTAGCCGTCATACGACATCAGTACGGCCGGAAACATGATGCAGTGGAAGACGATATTGTCTTTGCCGATAAAATGGATGAGATCGGTATCCTCGTCACACCAGTACTTTTTCCACAAATCAGGCTGCCCGGAATTTTCCGCCCATTCTTTGGTAGCCGAGATGTAACCGATAGGGGCATCGAACCACACATAGAGCACTTTGCCCTCTGCTTCTTCCAGGGGTACCGGGACGCCCCAGGTCAGATCACGGGTGACCGCCCGGTCTCCCAGGCCAAGATCAAGCCAGCTTTTGACCTGTCCCATGACATTGGGTTTCCAGTTTTCGGTGCTGTCAAGCCATTTTTTCAGATCGTCCTGGAAATCACCCAAAGGCAGGAACCAGTGTTCGGTCTCTTTCCGGACCGGCTGCTCATCGGTGACCATGCTTCTCGGTTCAATGAGGTCGGTCGGGGAGAGTGAGGTGCCGCATTTTTCGCACTGATCGCCGAATGCTTCGGCATATCCGCAGTGCGGACACGTACCTTTTACGTATCGGTCAGGAAGAAACATCCCGGCACGTTCATCATAAAACTGGATTTCTTTTTTCTTCTTGAACACCCCTTTTTCATTGAGTTTCCTGAAAAAATCCCGGGATGTTTCATGATGGACTTTCGAGCTGGTTCTGCCGAAATAATCAAATGTTATACCGAACTCTTCGAAGGTTTTTTTATTCATCTCGTGAAACCGGTCCACAATTTCCTGTGGAGTGACCCCTTCTTTGTCGGCTGCAATGGTTATAGGTACACCGTGTTCATCAGATCCGCAAATAAAAACGACATCTTCACCGCGCATTCGTTTGTAGCGCACATAGAAATCGGCAGGTAAATAGGCTCCGGCCATATGGCCAAGGTGTATGGGGCCGTTGGCGTACGGAAGTGCGGAGGTTACCAGCGTTCGTTTACCCATAAAGATATGAAGTTGATGCTATGAAAATTAATAATTTGCGGACGGGACGAGTCCAATATTTGGTATCCTTTAAATATACGGCAAGAACAATCAAGATGAAATGCCCATGGCGGCTTACCGTCACAAAGGAGCATGATTATAGCCAACATGGGTATTTCACTTCGTGACCTTCGGTTCATGTGACGTCAGAATCATAAATTATTAACAGATGAATTATTAACAGATGAAATGCCAATGACCGGATATGATTCCTGAAATTCAGGCTTATGTTAAACAAGTCATGGAATCGGAACTGATGTTATGAAGCCTGATTTTTGATAAAGCAATGAAAGTGGCAGTTAATATGACAGCCACAGCTGCAGCCAGAACCACAGCCACAACCGCAACCATATGTTCAAAACAGGATAATCCCAATGCGCATTCAAAATCTTCTTCAATTATGCTGGTATCTTTCTTTGCAACTTGGGATATTTAAGTTTGAATGAATTCACAAATTATCATGAGTTGCGACGCGCTATGAATACCCGATGGTATGTCCTTTACACCAGGCCCAGATTTGAGAAAAAAGTCGAGGAGAGACTCAAGGAGGCGGGGTTTGAAGCCTGGCTGCCCGTTCAGACGGTGGTCAGGCAATGGAGCGATCGGAAAAAGAAGGTTGTAGTGCCTCTGTTTAATGGATATGTATTTGTCCGGACCGAAAGAAAACAGCTTTATCATGCTGTTACGGTCGACGGCGTTGCTTGCGCTGTGACGTTCAACGGGGAGCCGGCTCCCATTCGGGATGAACAAATTGATATGATAAAAAAGATTCTCATCGGTCCGGATGCTTTCGAAGTTACAGAACGAAACTTCAAAAAAGGAGAACCGGTGGAGATTGTGGACGGACCACTTAAAGGAAACCAGGGAAAATGGATGGACTGGAGGGGCAGCAAGCGGGTTTGTCTTGAAGTTGAACAGCTGAATCATGTAATCCTGGTCGAGGTTCCTGCTCCGTATATTCAGAAGCTCAAGTCGGACCCGGTATAATTGCTTCTTCCACGGGGTTCAAGTTCCTGAGCGGACACTTCCCGGCATTTTGTCAATATTGAAAAATCAGCTGAACGCCTGCCGCAGAACGCACCGGACCGGCAGTCATGTCATGGCCCGTTCCAACATGCGCCCGGTCAAAATGATGTGTCCGGCTGTATTTTATTTCTGCCAGAATGGAATCAAAGGGACGATAGCGCACGACCAGGTAGCTGCGCCGCCCGGTTCCGTAAACCATGCCCGATGCCATGGAATGTGTCAGATCATGCTGGTAGACATGCAGCCGAGACGAGAAACCAGTGGTCTGGAATGCCGTCAGTCCCATGTCAACCCGCCAGCGCTTCCGGAACGCAGTTCGAATCACTTTGGTCAGTGACATCCCGTTGTTTGTTTCCTGATGCAGACCACCGGTTCTGACCATATCATACTGCGATCTTAAAAAAAGACTGCCGGTAACATGCCAGTCAATCTGAAACCGGCCGGCCAGACGTGTGTCATAACTGCTGATTCTGATATTCCTGAGATAATCATCCTGAACCTCCGCCTCTGTGTCGCGTTTTTTGTATCGCAGCCGAACGTTGATGCTCATTCCTGTCGACGGCCGGTACTGAAGCGCGATCATCGGTTCATATCCAGCCGATGGCCGGATGTTACTTCTGACGGGAGCAGGAAAGTGGAATCTGTCGAGAAATCCGTGTATATGAAACCTGCTGTGGGGACGAACACGAAAACCCGCATACCAGCCCGACTGATTCCCGGGCGGAGCACTGCCCTCGCCAAATGCACTGCCGGATTCCGACCAGTAGCCGGGCCCATAGTTTCGCAGGGATAAAATCCAGTCTGAGATGCCGATTGTTCCGGATATCCCCGCGATCCATGCATTCCGGGATGCTGTATTCCCGGTTGTTGAATTCCCGGTTGTTGAATTCCCGTTTACCGAACTCCCCGTTGAAAAAGGATGTAAAGCCTGACTGTATCCGGATGCGTCATCTCCAGATTCACTGAGTTTCAGCGCATATTCTGCAAACAGGCGAAACCTGTTGTGTGTAACCACAATGTCTGAACTGATGTTGCGGGTATCACGTCCCCTGAATGGTGACGATCCGGATGCGGGAACAACCGGCCGGTTCAACCGGAATGAAGCATATGTGACCCCGGCAGACCATCGCTGACTTCGGACCGATATATTGCCGCCGGTAACAAATTCTTTCGTGTTGTTTTTTCTGGACAGTTCGTTTTCAGTGCGATGGAACGGGCTTTGGGAGGGAGGTCTTATGGTATCTCCCTGCAGTTCAACAGCAGTGCGGTTGCGGGAGGAATGGAATCCGGAAATCACCAAAGCCGGGTCTCCGGATTTTGTTCGGTTGCCTGAACTGTTTATGGGGCTTCGGGTCACAAAGGGCACTGGAAGCTTTGTTTCTGCAGCCACTCCACGCAGGAACCCCGCCTGCCCGGAGGATCCGTATGGCATAATCCCATGGGCTCTGCGGTATGGCGCGGTGTGCGAAACCCCGCCTTTGCCAAAAGAGGCACTGCTCCACATCACAAGTCCCTGACCAAAACGTGCCGAATAATCTCCCAAAACAAACCTGCTGACCGGCCCGGTGTCACTGATGGAGATGTTGGCAGAGGTGAAATCAAATCCGGCCGGCGCCTCGAATGGCTCACCCGGCAGCTTTACTTGGGTCAGATTGGCTGCAACCCGGCTTCCGGATACCTGTTGTCTGTGCTGAAGCCGGAAGGGCGGGCCGAGATAGTGGGGTTCTGTCCCATCTTGTGCTGAATACCCCGATGCTTTCTCAAGCACCTGCTGAAACCGGAACATTTGCCTTACAGTGACATCTTGCCGGACTGAATGCAGTCCCGATCTTTTGTGACCGGCGGAAAGCCATGGGCGCAGAGAAGCAACTTTGGCAGTTCCGATTCCACGGATCTCCTGAAGATCTTCGATTGATGAAATGTGGTTATGACTTCTGTGTTCATCAATCATATGTACTATGCGCTCGGGGATGCCCGGGATCATCAACAACTTTTCGATAGCAGCACGGTTAACATCCAGAGGAAAAATTTCGGACAGGTCTTCAAGGTAAGCCTCCATCGCTTCCTGACTCTCGAATTCATCGTAGTCTGCATACTCAAGAAAGAGTTCCAAAGGAGGGTCCGGCTCAGCTCCGGAGATTGCGGAATCATATGCTTCCGCTTTGCCGGCATAAAAAATATAAGCGAGCGCAGACACAGCAGCGATGAAACCGGTCATGAAATTGCTAGAGGCGTATTCAGAGAGCATGATTACGAATCCATTGGCTGCATTTCAGATTGTTACCAGCAAATCTATCCCGGGACTCATCCCCAAAACATGGTGATGCTGGACCGCCATGCTGACCCGGAAACGGGAAAGTACCAGCCCCGTCCCGGCTGTCCAGGTAAAAGGACTCGATATCCAGCCGCCCCGAAGAAAAAATCCATCCATCGGTTCCGCTTCAAATCCGGTGCGCAGGGATATTGGAAACAACACATCCTTGACGAGGTCAGCCGACAAGACCAGGCGGTGCGCAGTGTCCCATGACAATCCACCGGCAATTTCGGCCGGATAAACGCCGGATTGGGTGTTTCCTGACTGCGTAAGCATCAGATTGGTTACACGAACCCCTGCCGTTATCTGGCCTGTGGCTCTGACAGCGAGACCTGCATCAATCAGCGGCGAACCGCCGGCCCCGTATCCTTCAATTCTGAGATGAGTGTAATTGATGACAGCTCCCAGTTGTATACGCTGCCGGCGCACGGCCCATCCCAGACGCAGGTTTGTTTCCCGGTAGAGTTCAAATCCATAGGTATGGATGCCGGCCGAAATGGCGTTTTGAAACTTTTGCGATGAAAACAGACTGCCGGCCGGGATTGTGATAAATGCCGCCTGATCCTGGATCTCACTCAGGCCAAAATATCGTATGGCAAACACTCCGAAGGCTCTCTCTTTGGAATTGATCATTGCCGGATTGTGAAAAACAGCCCATTCGTCCCCGGTCAGAGCTGTATGTGCCTCGCCCATGGCGATGCTTCTGCTGCCCATCGTCCACTGACCAAAGCTGTCGCCTGCAAATGCAGCTGAAAACACCAGAAACAGCAGCAGGTGCGGGCACAGGAGTGCACGGCACCGGAGCCGTAACCACGAAAGGGTGGTTTCTTTGCCATCGCGCCCGGCTTCACGGAGGGAACGGATATTTTTAAAATGTTTATCCACGCTAAACTCAGGGTATTGGCGTTATTTTTAATGATCCCTCAGGCTGCCTGACGGTTGATTGCCTGACGGATCTGCAGCGTTTTCTTCTTAATTCGCAAAAACCTGTTGCAAATTCGTTATCCATAAAACTCTCCGTTATCTTGCATTGCCTTTGAAATGCAGATAACTTTACAGCAGCAACCTTACCAGCGACAGCACAAACAGACGATAATTGATGCGGCTACTTCTCGCCTTTTTTTCTGCAATACTGTTGATGATGCCAGCACAGGCCCTGGCTCAGCAGGTTTTCAATGTATCGGTTGATCTCAACACGAGCCAGATCAGCACCACAGATCATGAGTACATTTATGATCTGGAGCCGATGATCAAAGAGTATCTGGAAAACAACCGCTGGACCGAAGACCGGTTTGAAGATGTGGAGCGCATCAACGTGAATATCCAGGTTGTGATTAATTCGGTCGAAGACCGGAATTTCAGTGCCACGCTGCTTGTATCCACCGAAAGGCCCATTTTCAATACCCTCCAGGTCACCCCGGTTCTGGTCATCACCGACAACAACTGGTCATTTGAGTTCGGAAGCAGCACCAATCTGCTGCACGACACCTACCAGTACGATCCCATCGCATCCGTCCTTGACTTCTACGCCAACATTATTCTCGGCTTCGACTACGATACATTTTCGGAGTTGGGGGGACAGGATTACTTCCGCAATGCCCGCCGTATATCAGACCTCGGTGAGTCTTCCGGATCGGGATGGACGGCAAGCGGATCCCGCCGCAGCCGCAGCGACCTGGTCGCTCAAATGCTTAATCCCAATTACGAGGATTTCCGGACTGCGCTCTACCTGTATCATCGCAAAGGCCTTGACCTGTTTACGCAGTCTCCGGACGAATCACGCGACAATATCCTCGAGGCGTTTGATCTTATCCAGCAATCCCAGCGCAGAACCAGTGCCCGCCATGTCTTTGAACTGCTTTTTGCTGCCAAGCACCGTGAGTTCAGGGCTATATTTATGGAAGCAGACACCGAGCGCCGGCTTGAAGCCTACAACATTCTGACGACCATAGACGACAGCCGCATCTCTGAGTACGAGCGGCTTCAGAGATGACCTGACCGTTCACCTGACCTTTTACCTGACTGTTTTCTTCTCTGACGGATTTCGTGTATCCCGAGAACGGTAATGGCCGCCGCAAAGGGGATGATGAAATAGAACAGGCGATATACCAGCACGGCGCTCAGGATTTGTGAAGACTCCACAAAAGCCCCGAGCATAAGCACGAGTATGGTTTCAATCACGCCGAGTCCGCCGGGAACCTGACTCAGTATTCCCCCCATGAAACCGATAAGGTAGATGGCCAGAAACAGAGGATAGGAAAGCTCATCGATAGGAGGGAGCAGCAAATACAGGATCAGCGATGATGTAACCAGATCCGTCGAGGAGACCACGATCTGACCGAAAGCCACATGCACCTCAGGCAGTTTGAAAATTTTCCCCCGGAAAACGATGGAAGCACGGATAAACCGGCAGAGAATCAGATACAGCACCGTGAGTGCGATGAATATCCATCCGAGTATCTGCAGATTGGGCAGGGGCCAGTCCACCGACGCCGGTATGCGGACCGATGTTCCGGCGAAAATCACCCCGCCAAGTGCCATAAAGCCGACCCACAATGTGAAAGCGCAGAATCCGACCACCTTGGTCACATTG comes from Natronogracilivirga saccharolytica and encodes:
- a CDS encoding lysylphosphatidylglycerol synthase domain-containing protein gives rise to the protein MSTSLFKRIFRRRNILPLIGLSLFIIAIWILQNEVQQFSWSTFREHVRLIPDHQLMLAFGVTIAGYLILTFYDKLALYNFGIRLKWKKVAKASFLGFAFSHNITPSLLVGGTMRYRIYSSMGISGFNVTKVVGFCAFTLWVGFMALGGVIFAGTSVRIPASVDWPLPNLQILGWIFIALTVLYLILCRFIRASIVFRGKIFKLPEVHVAFGQIVVSSTDLVTSSLILYLLLPPIDELSYPLFLAIYLIGFMGGILSQVPGGLGVIETILVLMLGAFVESSQILSAVLVYRLFYFIIPFAAAITVLGIHEIRQRRKQSGKRSGERSGHL
- a CDS encoding DUF4835 family protein yields the protein MPAQALAQQVFNVSVDLNTSQISTTDHEYIYDLEPMIKEYLENNRWTEDRFEDVERINVNIQVVINSVEDRNFSATLLVSTERPIFNTLQVTPVLVITDNNWSFEFGSSTNLLHDTYQYDPIASVLDFYANIILGFDYDTFSELGGQDYFRNARRISDLGESSGSGWTASGSRRSRSDLVAQMLNPNYEDFRTALYLYHRKGLDLFTQSPDESRDNILEAFDLIQQSQRRTSARHVFELLFAAKHREFRAIFMEADTERRLEAYNILTTIDDSRISEYERLQR
- a CDS encoding UpxY family transcription antiterminator, whose translation is MNTRWYVLYTRPRFEKKVEERLKEAGFEAWLPVQTVVRQWSDRKKKVVVPLFNGYVFVRTERKQLYHAVTVDGVACAVTFNGEPAPIRDEQIDMIKKILIGPDAFEVTERNFKKGEPVEIVDGPLKGNQGKWMDWRGSKRVCLEVEQLNHVILVEVPAPYIQKLKSDPV
- a CDS encoding ComEA family DNA-binding protein, with product MELFLEYADYDEFESQEAMEAYLEDLSEIFPLDVNRAAIEKLLMIPGIPERIVHMIDEHRSHNHISSIEDLQEIRGIGTAKVASLRPWLSAGHKRSGLHSVRQDVTVRQMFRFQQVLEKASGYSAQDGTEPHYLGPPFRLQHRQQVSGSRVAANLTQVKLPGEPFEAPAGFDFTSANISISDTGPVSRFVLGDYSARFGQGLVMWSSASFGKGGVSHTAPYRRAHGIMPYGSSGQAGFLRGVAAETKLPVPFVTRSPINSSGNRTKSGDPALVISGFHSSRNRTAVELQGDTIRPPSQSPFHRTENELSRKNNTKEFVTGGNISVRSQRWSAGVTYASFRLNRPVVPASGSSPFRGRDTRNISSDIVVTHNRFRLFAEYALKLSESGDDASGYSQALHPFSTGSSVNGNSTTGNSTTGNTASRNAWIAGISGTIGISDWILSLRNYGPGYWSESGSAFGEGSAPPGNQSGWYAGFRVRPHSRFHIHGFLDRFHFPAPVRSNIRPSAGYEPMIALQYRPSTGMSINVRLRYKKRDTEAEVQDDYLRNIRISSYDTRLAGRFQIDWHVTGSLFLRSQYDMVRTGGLHQETNNGMSLTKVIRTAFRKRWRVDMGLTAFQTTGFSSRLHVYQHDLTHSMASGMVYGTGRRSYLVVRYRPFDSILAEIKYSRTHHFDRAHVGTGHDMTAGPVRSAAGVQLIFQY
- the metG gene encoding methionine--tRNA ligase; this encodes MGKRTLVTSALPYANGPIHLGHMAGAYLPADFYVRYKRMRGEDVVFICGSDEHGVPITIAADKEGVTPQEIVDRFHEMNKKTFEEFGITFDYFGRTSSKVHHETSRDFFRKLNEKGVFKKKKEIQFYDERAGMFLPDRYVKGTCPHCGYAEAFGDQCEKCGTSLSPTDLIEPRSMVTDEQPVRKETEHWFLPLGDFQDDLKKWLDSTENWKPNVMGQVKSWLDLGLGDRAVTRDLTWGVPVPLEEAEGKVLYVWFDAPIGYISATKEWAENSGQPDLWKKYWCDEDTDLIHFIGKDNIVFHCIMFPAVLMSYDGYILPKNVPANEFLNLEGKKLSTSRGWAVWLHEYLKDFEPDLLRYVLGIGLPETKDSDFSWKYFQEHINGELADILGNFIFRTLSFTNRYHEGNVPEAGPLSDKDKTMLSDISRLRDEIAGLYETFRFREAIQKSMQLARLGNKYFTEMEPWHLRKNDPERCATVLNVCCQVSAALSVLFDPVIPDASAKLRSYMNIEKAGWADIGEQTIPAGHPIEKGEILFKKIEDDVIDAQWKKLEEQSKESEADEPKLEPLKNTITFEDFGKLDLRVGEIITAEPVPKSNKLIKVIVDIGIEKRTIMAGIAGQVDPDELTGKKVTVVANLKPRKMMGIPSEGMILMAETPDGKLKFLTSDAQNGSIIS